A single genomic interval of Dysidea avara chromosome 6, odDysAvar1.4, whole genome shotgun sequence harbors:
- the LOC136257351 gene encoding TNF receptor-associated factor 4-like, translating to MAATPNKSGGYDYNFVKEPPDTTICVICQLPSIDPYLSVCCGHLFCKSFLENTKKAAAIVTSNCPMCRSEDFVTFPNKQIDRAVRNLHVYCTNKEKGCKWQGEVYYISNHLGRSDGCDFEDVQCSNKCGEIVQHQYLVSHTEAECPRRMVTCQYCGVDGEYQLIEGEHKELCPKFPLPCPNRCDVGSVLRQDVTEHRKMCPLEEVECSNKCGKKLQRQYI from the coding sequence ATGGCAGCCACACCCAACAAAAGTGGTGGGTACGACTACAACTTCGTCAAGGAACCACCAGACACGACAATATGTGTGATATGTCAGCTACCAAGTATAGACCCCTACTTATCTGTGTGTTGTGGTCATCTCTTTTGTAAGTCTTTCCTTGAAAATACCAAGAAAGCTGCTGCCATTGTTACCTCCAATTGTCCCATGTGTCGTAGTGAGGATTTCGTGACATTTCCCAATAAACAAATTGACCGAGCTGTAAGAAATCTTCACGTCTACTGTACCAACAAAGAAAAAGGTTGTAAATGGCAGGGTGAAGTGTACTACATCAGTAATCATCTTGGAAGGAGTGATGGTTGTGATTTTGAAGATGTCCAGTGCTCCAATAAATGTGGGGAGATAGTACAACATCAGTATCTGGTCAGTCACACAGAAGCTGAGTGTCCACGTCGTATGGTTACCTGCCAGTATTGTGGTGTTGATGGAGAATATCAACTTATTGAGGGAGAGCACAAGGAACTGTGTCCCAAATTTCCTCTACCTTGTCCTAACAGATGTGATGTAGGAAGTGTTCTTCGACAAGATGTGACTGAACACAGGAAGATGTGTCCTCTTGAAGAAGTTGAGTGTTCCAACAAATGTGGAAAGAAATTACAACGTCAATATATTTAG